The window ATTCCTCCTTAAGAAAGCGTTCCAGTCCTTGTGAGTAGACCCCGGTAGCTTCAAACACGATCTCAGGTGTTCTGCCAGATTGTTCTTTCAAATTGTTCAACTTCTCTTTTAGCCACATGAACCCAGTGACTGTATGTTCCATTTCGCCCTCGAATCGGCAATGTTGATTGTGATCGTACACCACCATTGTACTTTTTCCCATACTCACGTCAAAAGCAACTACATTATTCATCCTACATCCTCCTCTTATGTTTCATAGAAGCCTTCACATTGCCTTATCGATTCCACTTTCTTATACACGATCTCGAAGATCCAACATACTAAACTGATTCAAATAAGGATGTGAAGTGAGTCGGTTTCCTTATACGAATTCAAAGATTCCAGCGTCCGCACGACTTCGCTTCACTTCTACCATAAAAAATAGTAGCACAAACCATGGCCATGGTTTGTGCTACTAATGTTAGTATGTTTCCGCGGGCACAGCTTCAGCCAATCGAACTACGAAGGGTTCGATTGGCCGTATTTCTGCGTTTTTGGAAAAAATTAAGGCATCATTTCCTCGTGCTCCCAACGCTAACGCTTTTCCTGCGGAGTCGCCGCTCTCCATTACAATCAACTAGTTCTTACTAAAAAAAGAACTTTTTCAGTGGCTTCCCCTAAGCCAAGCAGCTTTGCCGCCATTCTTATAGCTTCGGCTCCCCCTGAATATGCGCCTTCGCTCATTTTATACACCAGATTCAATAGTTCAACATATATAATTAGATTCAAGAAAGACTCACTTCAGTTTGCAGATCTCATCACAGATAACGAAATGCTCTTTCTCGCATAGACAATCCAGCGAAGGCGCGACTTCGTGGTAGCCGGAGCGATAAGACTGAAAGTGCTTTCCTTTCCGGCTTATCGTGGGAGGCATCCACAAAGCGCCGAAGCGGTATTAGCAGGATTTCTAATGCATCCCTCATGTATTGGAACATTCGTTGATCACATTCAATCGATTTATGGCACGCCTGGTTGCAGGTCTCATCCCCGAAAACGAAATGCGCTTTCTCAACTTGACCATCCAGCGAAGGCGCGTCTTCATGGGAGGCATCCACAAGCGCCAAAGCGTGTACCCTGGGAAACACTTTGTTCATTCTATAATAATGGACATTTTTTTAGCTTAAAAAAACTAGTGCGGTAGCTCAAGCGGTATTCAATGAAATCTTTAACTAAGCGTACCAATTTAAATAAAGGTGAGTGCCTACTAACTGTAGGCACTCACCTTTATTTTTTTCTTCATTAAATTTCAAGATCCGTAATGACAGTTACATCATCATGGCGAAGCAATTTCGTAATCGGCCATTCAACAGTAACATCGCCTTCAAGCAATTTCGTAATCGCTGCGCGTTTTTTCTCACCAAATGCAAGTAAAACCAGCTTTTTCGCACCGAGAATCGAGCTGATTCCCATTGTTAAAGCCGTTTCTGGAATCTTTTCATCATTTTCAAAGTACTGGCTATTCACACCCAATGTCGATTCAGTTAAACGTGCTACATGAGTGACTGAATCAAAAGATGTCCCCGGTTCATTGAAAGCGATATGCCCATTCTCCCCTACTCCAAGCAATTGGAGGTCGAGTGGATACTCTTGTAAAAGTTCTTCATAAGCTTCACATTCTTCCGCCAAATCTTCCGCCATGCCGTCTGGAATATTCGTTTTTCTAAATTCCTTTTTATCAAAAAGATGTTCATTCATAAAATAGGCATAGCTATTCGGGCTCGATGCCGGGATTCCAATATATTCATCCAAGTTAAAAGTAACAATATTTGTAAAGTCAAGATCTGATTCGATCCATTTATCGTAAATAGGCACCATCGTACTTCCCGTCGCCAAGCCAAGAACGTTTAGACGTCCACTTTCAAGTTCATCTTTAATAATTTCATAAACCTGCTCAGCGCCTTGTGTGGGGCTTTCAACTTTTATAAGTTTTAGATTTTTCATATGGATCAACCAACTTTCATTAAGATTTTGCTCTCGCTTAATTGTAATTTCTTGAAACAGTCTGGTCAACTTTAAGGGAATTCAACATGGCGATTACCTGATTAATTCTTGTACATTCCATGTCACTGAAACTTTACTCTATACAACCGACAATAGATTTCGTCAAAAGTATGAAGAATGCGTGACCAATTTGTGACATCAGACCCCCTATCTAAAGGCATAGGGTTTTCCCTAATTCCCATAATACTCCTTGTGACTATGATAAAGGTAAGACGACGAATTCACTTCGCCGCGAAAAGGAGGTGCACCAATGGGAAAAGGAAATCCAAAGCAACATCAGCCCAGTCATCATGATTCTTCCTCTAATTTGAAAGGGACTTTCATTGCTGTCATGTTGTTAGGTGTTTTTATTCTGGTAGCTTGGTTCGGTTTTTATGCACTATTTCTATCTAGATAATACTTACGTGAGGAGGGATACATATGAATTTGCATAAGTTTGAAAAGATTTGGCTTGTTTTCGGAATGGCTTCACTTGTCCTATTCCTACTTATTATCGGCTTTGCTGCTTTCTGGAAAGGAACTCATCCGCAAAGTCATATTGAAACAATCGATCCACAAAATGTTGAAGCACATGACGCATTTAAGCCTGAAAATCTAGGTATCCGTGAAGTGGCTGATGGCAAATACATCGTCAATATTGTCGCTTCAGCATTCAACTATGATTTCGGCAAGGACAAAGAAGGCAATACTGTTAAAACGATTCGCGTACCAAAAGGTTCCACTGTTCTTTATCAAATTACAACAAAAGATGTTGTCCATGGCTTCCAAGTGGCTGGAACAAATGTCAACATGATGGTCGAACCTGGTCATATCAGCCGATATGAAACGGTTATGAAAAATGCGGGCGAATTCACGATTGTCTGCAACGAGTACTGCGGCATCGGTCACCACCAGATGTACGGAACAGTGGAGGTGTATGAATAATGACTACAAATCAATTACCGCTTTCTAAAAAGGATTCCAGATTATATATGGCATTTATGTACGTGACTTATATAGCCCTCCTTGTGGGAGGCCTGATGGGACTATTACAAACACTCGCGCGATCCGGCAAATACACATTGCCTTTCAACATCAATTACTATACAATCCTGACTGTCCACGGCGTCATTCTCGGTCTCGTTTTGACAACTTTCTTCATCATCGGATTTCAGTTTTCGCTCATGGGAAAAACAGTTGGTATCTCGGATAAACAAAGGAAAATTGCCTGGCTATCATTCTGGGTTATGGTCGTTGGGACCGTTATGGCAGCGACTACGATTCTTGTAGGAGAAGCATCCGTATTGTATACGTTCTATGCACCACTGCGAGCACATCCTGCATTTTACTTTGGCCTCGCTTTCGTTATTATTGGCAGCTGGATTGCAGCGTTCGTCAACTTCCGTCAGCTCTATGTATGGAAGAAAGCACATAAAGGCGAGAAATCACCATTACTTGCATTCATGGTTACAATCAATATGCTGATGTGGTTCATTGCTACCATCGGGGTGGCAACATCTGTCATCATCCAGTTCATCCCCTGGTCACTGGGCTATGCTGAAACGATTAACGTTCTGCTGAGTCGGACATTATTTTGGTATTTTGGACATCCGCTCGTTTATTTCTGGCTACTCCCTGCTTACATGGCATGGTATGTCATTATTCCTAAAATCATTGGCGGGAAGCTATTCAGCGATTCACTTGCAAGAATGGCCTTCATTCTGTTGCTGATGTTTTCAATTCCCGTCGGATTTCATCACCAGTTAACAGAACCGGGTATTGATCCGACATGGAAATTCATTCAAGTTGTGCTGACATTCATGGTTGTTATTCCCTCATTGATGACAGCATTCTCGATTTTCGCTACATTTGAACTAACAGGTCGTAAGAAAGGGTATAAGAGCCTCTTCGGCTGGTTTAGGAAGCTTCCTTGGAAAGATGTCCGCTTCCTTGCTCCGTTCATCGGAATGGTGGCATTCATTCCCGGAGGTGCCGGTGGTATCGTTAATGCTTCCCACCAGATGAATGCACTTGTTCATAATACAATATGGATTACGGGGCATTTCCATTTAACTGCAGCAACGACAGTTATTCTTACGTTTTTCGGGATTACGTATTGGCTTGTCCCGCATTTGACAGGCAGAAGACTGACACCGAAGTTGAATAAACTCGGAATCATCCAGACCTTTATCTGGACGATCGGTATGACAATCATGTCAGGTGCCATGCATATCCAAGGATTACTCGGCGGACCACGTCGATCTAACTTCTCTGAGTATGCGGGCGGCGAACAAGTTGCAACGTGGATTAATTACCAAATTGCACAGGCAGTCGGGGGAACGATCCTTTTCATCGGAATTATCTTGATGGTCTACATTTTCATTCAGCTGACGTTCTTTGCACCGCGCGGCGTTGAAGAATTCCCGATTGCTGAAGAGGAAGTAAATGCAGAACCGACACCTAAGATTCTTGAAAACTGGTATTTGTGGATTGCGATTACGATTGGTCTGATTCTATTCGCTTATACGATTCCCGTAATCGATATACTGAAACATTCACCGCCAGGTTCACCGCCATTTGACTGGCCGATTGGCAGATGATCATGTAACTGAAACAGCCCTATTTTCTAAATTTCCCCAGATGATTGGGGCTGTTTTTCGGAGTTAGTCATGGCTCCTCTACAGTTGGTCATAACAATCCACAAATCTATCAGGGCAAACCCTAATTTAGTTATCCCCATTAAGAAAAGAGCAAGCGCCTTGGTAGAGGCGCTGGAGCTAGACAATGCTCCAGATTGAAAAACGTATACTTTCTTATCTCTATAAAAAGAGCCTTCCACCGGATTACATTCCCGGCAGAAAGCTCTTTTTATTTCAATCTTTTATTTATAAGTTGTTTGCAACTCGTTCAACTGCAGCTGCTACATTGTGGTGGACATTTGGATCGAGCGGATGCGGAACGAGATCGCCCGGTTTTGTGCTTTCGACAATTGCTAGTGCTGCAGCGATCAACATTGGATATGTAATTTCCTTTGCATGCGCATTGAGCGCCCCCCGGAAAATACCTGGGAATCCAAGGATATTGTTGACGAGACGGCCATCTGCCGCAAATGCCGCGCCCGCCGCAAGTGCGTCTTCCGGTGCAATTTCTGCGTTCGGATTAGACAAGGCCAAGATGATTTGTCCCTTGCGTACCAACTCTGGTTTGATAAGCCCAGCAACCCCTGTTGTCGCTACAATAATGTCGCATGTTGCCATCAATTCTTCAAGAGAATCAACGATGGTGCCGCCATGGCTGGCAAGTCTCTCCCGCGCAACTTCATTGCGATCGATACCGCGCATCTCCTTCACACCATATGCCATGAGCATACGGCTGATTGCTAGACCCGCTGCACCAAGACCAATTTGTCCGACAACCGCATCTGAAAGCTTAACATTCGTCTGTCGACATGCGGATATGACAGAAGCCAGCGTGACAACAGCTGTACCGTGCTGGTCATCGTGCATAACAGGAATTGACAGCTCTGCTTTTAGCCGTTCTTCAATTTCGAAACAATGCGGTGAACCGATGTCTTCTAGCAATATACCGCCGAATCCTTGATGAATATGTTTTATTGTTTCAACAACCTCATCCGGATCACTCGTATTAAGCAAAATAGGAATACCGCTAATCCCAGCAAATTGATCGAATAAGACAGCCTTTCCTTCCATTACAGGCATTCCAGCGACGGGTCCGATATTCCCTAGACCTAAAATTGCAGTACCATCTGTTACGATTGCAACGGTGTTTGATATTCCCGTGAAATATTTTGCCTGTTCCGGATCATTTTTGATAACTTCACAGACGTTCGCTACGCCTGGTGTGTAGACGCGACGCAGATCGCCAAGCGAACGGATTTCCATGCGGCCTTTCATATGAATCTTTCCGCCTTCATGTGCTTGCAATACATCATCCGTTACAGCATGGACGCTAATTCCTTCGCCAATTTGGTTGACAGCGTCCACAATCTGCATCAAATGCTCTTCACTTACACATTGAATTGAAATATCTCGTATCGTTGATAATGTTCCAACTTTTATAGTCTGAATATCACCAATATCTCCATCTAATTGCCCGATAGCTAACGCGACTTTCGCGAAATTCCCCGGCACCGAAGGCGTCTCGATGATTAGATTACGCATGAATTGAACTTGTTCCATTTTAAAACCTCCTGATTATACTACCCTTGCATCATTTTACACGGTTAAGACCAGGTCGTAAATGATTTACTTTCTTATATTAAGAAAAGCGCAATCTAGCACATGAAGTGGGAAATTACGGCATCTATTCTTCAATTGTACTTGCCTATTTTACAGGCAAGTACAACTTCTCTTCCCCTATGAACAATGCCATTAGTCTATTTATTTCTTCAATGGGCAACGGTTTGCTAAAATAAAAGCCTTGGATATCATCACACCCCATTGCTCTCAAACTATTCCACTGTTCTTCCGTTTCAACACCTTCTGCAATTGTACGAAGACCTAGGCTTTGTGCAAGACTGATAATTGTTTGAATGATAGCAGTACTCTTTGGATCTTCATCCAACGTGCTAATAAATTGACGATCAATTTTAATTTCTTGGATGGGGAAATGCTGCAAGTAAATGAAAGCAGAATAGCCTGTCCCAAAATCATCAATTGAAATTGCAAAACCACAATCGCTCAGTTTATGAATCCGTTTTTTTACCGCAACATGATCTTCTAGCGCGACATTTTCCGTTATTTCCAAAATAAGTTTTTGCGGATCGACACCAGTCTCATCTGCATATCTCATCAAACAAGCTGGAAGTTTAGGATGAAGAAAATGCCGTGGCGATAAGTTGATAGAAACTGTGAAATGTCCTTGTCCCTGCTCTTTCCAGATGGCTAATTGATTAAATGCTTCTTTAATGACCCATTCACCGATTGGCGTTATAAGCCCAGTGGATTCGGCAAGTTCGATGAAATCTCCCGGGAAGATTAATCCGCGTTCCGGATGTTGCCATCTAATAAGCGCCTCAAATCCAATTACTTCTCCAGAATTGCAATTAACTTGAGGTTGATAAAACAGCCTGAACTCATTGAAATCCAGTCCTTTTCTCAAATTCATTTCGGATAGCATTGTTTCTTTCATGGATTTCCTCATGCCCGTTTTATAGACACCCCGTGCTTTACGGGGTGACTTGTTCCGCCCCATCCCGAGTGCCATCTGGGCTGCTTGTAAGCCTTCCTTCACATTACTAACATGATCGGGAAAATACGACACACCGTAGCTGAATGTCATATACACTTCCTGTCCACCAATATCCATCGGTTCCCGCAGTACTTGGGCGACGAAATCCAAGTTCATTTCGCGCGTCGCCCGATTCCCTGTATATGGATAAAAAATAATGAAATGGTCGAAGCCAATACGGCCGGTTAACGCCGGTTCAGGAAACAAGAATTGCAGTCGCTCTGCAGTTTTCTTCAGTACTTGCTCACCGCCGTCATAACCAAGCGCCCCTTGCACTTCCGTAAACTGATCGAGGACCATATATATAAAAATACCGCGCTCTTTTCCAGTCAAAGACTGTAATTGTTGTGTCGCTTTTTCTGTGAATGAATGCTGATTGTCAAGTCCTGTCAGGGTGTCAGTGAATGCGAGTTTATGCACATGCTCTTCCACTTCAAGCCGGTAAAGCCGGTCAAACAAGAAGGCAAGCATATCGGCCAGTGATGCAATGACAACTTTATCAAACGTTGTCCACGAACGTTTTTTTTCTGTTTCGCAACAAAGCACACCGCCGATTCCTCTACTTAAAAGGATTGAGGCATCTAAAATTGAACTAATGGGTATCTGTTCTTTAAAATATGCCTTTTCAAAATCACGCGTAGCTTGATTCGCCATTACATCTTCCACCGCTAATGTTCGCTCACGCTGAATCGCTTCAAAATAGGAAGGGACATCCGTTTGCAATAGAACGTCGCCTGACGCCTGATTCGAAGTCTGGTGATCACAAATCATTTGAGCAGTTAATGATGTCCTGTCCTCATTAAATAACCAAATACTTACCCGATTGCACTGCATCACTTCTAGAATTCGGTTACATGTTTCTTCTAGAATGGGTTTAATTGAATCACTTGTCAGCTTTAATTGTTTTGCCTGCGAAAAAAGTAATTGCTGTTGTTCATGAAGTTCTTCTAATACCGAATTTGCCGACTCAATTGACATCTCAATAGAACGTTCCATATGTTCCCCTCCTTTTCAAATGCGACCAATATCTTACTTTGACTATGATTAAAGTATCTATTTAATAGAAAACAGTTCCCATTCAATACATCCCGAATCAAGAACTGTCTTACTATATATGTTGAAATAAAGAATCCCATTGAACCCACTGCGGCGCTAGGGGATGCCTCCCGCCATAAGCCAAGCAGCTTCGCCGCTAGTCTTATGTCTTCGGCTGCCCCTTGTAAGGCGCCTACGCTGTACTCATTTGTTCAACGTATATAAGACTGAATCTTATTGCCTTTTTTAGCTCAAGTCCCGGTTTTCTTCGATTGCAAACCGATTCACAGATGTTTCCAATGCTTCAGAAAGTGTTGATAGCTCACTGGCAGCTTCTCTCATCGCTTCGACTTGGAAAGACGTCTGTTCGGCAGATGCTGTCGTTTGTTGAACTCCTGCCGCAGACTGCTCGGCGATTGAAGCGACTTCAGTCACACCACTTGTCAATTTGCCGCCGATTTCCTCAAGATGATCTAGATCTTCAGACATTTCAGCCGTCAATTTATTCATTTCGGAAGCAAGTTTTGAAATTTCTTCAAAGACAACGCCTGTATCAAGCACTTTCTGCTTTCCATCAGTAACACTTTGATAGCCGCTTTCAAGAGCTTTTACTGCATGTGAAGATCCTGCTTGAACAGCGTTGACAATTGTTGTAATTTCACTAACAGAATTCGCAACCTGTTCCGCAAGCTTTTTCACTTCATCTGCAACGACAGCGAAGCCTTTTCCATGCTCACCTGCTCGTGCTGCTTCAATTGCCGCATTAAGCGCAAGCAGGTTCGTTTGTGCAGCAATTTCACTAATGACCGTTACGAGTGACGAAATCTCCTTCGTCTGATTATCCAGCTGTTTAATTGTTTCAACGGACTCAGTGACTACTCCATAAATTTCATTCATCTGGTGAACGGAACTATCCATCATTTCGTTTCCACTCACTGTCCGCTGTAAAATTGCTCGTGAAGATTCTACAACTTGTCCACCGGCTTCGTTTGCATGTTGAACTTCCTCAAAAAAAGTACCGACCATTTCCGCCATATTCGAAGCAGTATTCGCCTGTGCTTCAGATCCAGCAGCGAGTTGCTCCATCGTTGCTGCGATTTGATTTGTGGAGTCACTTACAATCTCTGACGTATCGGATAAATTTGTACTTCTATTATTCACTTGACGTGAAATCGTTAAGGTATCAGCTAAAATACGCTGCATTTCTTCTCTCATTTTATTAATAGAATGGATTTGTTGTCCAACTTCGTCTTTCAGTTTTGTTACAAGAGGAGGATCGTTCAAAACCCCTTCTGACATCCGTTCCATTCTGCGGGAAACCGCTATGACCGGTCTAGAAATGCTTCGTGCCATATAAAAACTAATTAGGATGGCTAGTAAAATAACTACAATCATTATGGCGAAGTTTACCTGTTGTATTTTTTTACCTTTTTCCACATTCTTAGTTCCATCACTCATGATTCTATCTTGTCTTGATATCGCAAGGGCATCGAACCCTTCCATCAATTCATTTGCAAGCGGCTCTGCAATTTCATGGTCAAGACGCTCAGCTTCCTCTTGTTTCCCAGCTTTGACAGCTGGAAAAACCTGATTCGTCAACGTTTCTCGCCATTCGATACTATTGGCGATTAACCCCCTTACTTCCTCCGAGTTAGTATTCTGTTCAAGTTCATCCTGAAGGGTCACACTTACTTC of the Sporosarcina sp. FSL K6-1508 genome contains:
- a CDS encoding glucosamine-6-phosphate deaminase, with the protein product MKNLKLIKVESPTQGAEQVYEIIKDELESGRLNVLGLATGSTMVPIYDKWIESDLDFTNIVTFNLDEYIGIPASSPNSYAYFMNEHLFDKKEFRKTNIPDGMAEDLAEECEAYEELLQEYPLDLQLLGVGENGHIAFNEPGTSFDSVTHVARLTESTLGVNSQYFENDEKIPETALTMGISSILGAKKLVLLAFGEKKRAAITKLLEGDVTVEWPITKLLRHDDVTVITDLEI
- a CDS encoding cytochrome c oxidase subunit 2A → MGKGNPKQHQPSHHDSSSNLKGTFIAVMLLGVFILVAWFGFYALFLSR
- a CDS encoding cytochrome c oxidase subunit II yields the protein MNLHKFEKIWLVFGMASLVLFLLIIGFAAFWKGTHPQSHIETIDPQNVEAHDAFKPENLGIREVADGKYIVNIVASAFNYDFGKDKEGNTVKTIRVPKGSTVLYQITTKDVVHGFQVAGTNVNMMVEPGHISRYETVMKNAGEFTIVCNEYCGIGHHQMYGTVEVYE
- a CDS encoding b(o/a)3-type cytochrome-c oxidase subunit 1, translated to MTTNQLPLSKKDSRLYMAFMYVTYIALLVGGLMGLLQTLARSGKYTLPFNINYYTILTVHGVILGLVLTTFFIIGFQFSLMGKTVGISDKQRKIAWLSFWVMVVGTVMAATTILVGEASVLYTFYAPLRAHPAFYFGLAFVIIGSWIAAFVNFRQLYVWKKAHKGEKSPLLAFMVTINMLMWFIATIGVATSVIIQFIPWSLGYAETINVLLSRTLFWYFGHPLVYFWLLPAYMAWYVIIPKIIGGKLFSDSLARMAFILLLMFSIPVGFHHQLTEPGIDPTWKFIQVVLTFMVVIPSLMTAFSIFATFELTGRKKGYKSLFGWFRKLPWKDVRFLAPFIGMVAFIPGGAGGIVNASHQMNALVHNTIWITGHFHLTAATTVILTFFGITYWLVPHLTGRRLTPKLNKLGIIQTFIWTIGMTIMSGAMHIQGLLGGPRRSNFSEYAGGEQVATWINYQIAQAVGGTILFIGIILMVYIFIQLTFFAPRGVEEFPIAEEEVNAEPTPKILENWYLWIAITIGLILFAYTIPVIDILKHSPPGSPPFDWPIGR
- a CDS encoding NAD-dependent malic enzyme, whose translation is MEQVQFMRNLIIETPSVPGNFAKVALAIGQLDGDIGDIQTIKVGTLSTIRDISIQCVSEEHLMQIVDAVNQIGEGISVHAVTDDVLQAHEGGKIHMKGRMEIRSLGDLRRVYTPGVANVCEVIKNDPEQAKYFTGISNTVAIVTDGTAILGLGNIGPVAGMPVMEGKAVLFDQFAGISGIPILLNTSDPDEVVETIKHIHQGFGGILLEDIGSPHCFEIEERLKAELSIPVMHDDQHGTAVVTLASVISACRQTNVKLSDAVVGQIGLGAAGLAISRMLMAYGVKEMRGIDRNEVARERLASHGGTIVDSLEELMATCDIIVATTGVAGLIKPELVRKGQIILALSNPNAEIAPEDALAAGAAFAADGRLVNNILGFPGIFRGALNAHAKEITYPMLIAAALAIVESTKPGDLVPHPLDPNVHHNVAAAVERVANNL
- a CDS encoding sensor domain-containing phosphodiesterase, encoding MERSIEMSIESANSVLEELHEQQQLLFSQAKQLKLTSDSIKPILEETCNRILEVMQCNRVSIWLFNEDRTSLTAQMICDHQTSNQASGDVLLQTDVPSYFEAIQRERTLAVEDVMANQATRDFEKAYFKEQIPISSILDASILLSRGIGGVLCCETEKKRSWTTFDKVVIASLADMLAFLFDRLYRLEVEEHVHKLAFTDTLTGLDNQHSFTEKATQQLQSLTGKERGIFIYMVLDQFTEVQGALGYDGGEQVLKKTAERLQFLFPEPALTGRIGFDHFIIFYPYTGNRATREMNLDFVAQVLREPMDIGGQEVYMTFSYGVSYFPDHVSNVKEGLQAAQMALGMGRNKSPRKARGVYKTGMRKSMKETMLSEMNLRKGLDFNEFRLFYQPQVNCNSGEVIGFEALIRWQHPERGLIFPGDFIELAESTGLITPIGEWVIKEAFNQLAIWKEQGQGHFTVSINLSPRHFLHPKLPACLMRYADETGVDPQKLILEITENVALEDHVAVKKRIHKLSDCGFAISIDDFGTGYSAFIYLQHFPIQEIKIDRQFISTLDEDPKSTAIIQTIISLAQSLGLRTIAEGVETEEQWNSLRAMGCDDIQGFYFSKPLPIEEINRLMALFIGEEKLYLPVK
- a CDS encoding methyl-accepting chemotaxis protein, translated to MKTIRAKIWAGFGVVVILATLLGLNGATGIKGLVETSNDISNEQLPMLITDSRLAFNIAERVAMSRGYIMYGDNKYIEEFNRLTEVSVTLQDELEQNTNSEEVRGLIANSIEWRETLTNQVFPAVKAGKQEEAERLDHEIAEPLANELMEGFDALAISRQDRIMSDGTKNVEKGKKIQQVNFAIMIVVILLAILISFYMARSISRPVIAVSRRMERMSEGVLNDPPLVTKLKDEVGQQIHSINKMREEMQRILADTLTISRQVNNRSTNLSDTSEIVSDSTNQIAATMEQLAAGSEAQANTASNMAEMVGTFFEEVQHANEAGGQVVESSRAILQRTVSGNEMMDSSVHQMNEIYGVVTESVETIKQLDNQTKEISSLVTVISEIAAQTNLLALNAAIEAARAGEHGKGFAVVADEVKKLAEQVANSVSEITTIVNAVQAGSSHAVKALESGYQSVTDGKQKVLDTGVVFEEISKLASEMNKLTAEMSEDLDHLEEIGGKLTSGVTEVASIAEQSAAGVQQTTASAEQTSFQVEAMREAASELSTLSEALETSVNRFAIEENRDLS